One part of the Clostridia bacterium genome encodes these proteins:
- a CDS encoding SPFH/Band 7/PHB domain protein: MEILLVILAIVVIVFVANIKIVPQAYAYIIERFGAYSTTWNVGLHIKVPFIDRVAKKVNLKERVVDFPPQPVITKDNVTMQIDTVVYFQITDPKLFTYGVERPMMAIENLTATTLRNIIGDLELDETLTSRDTVNVKMRSILDDATDPWGIKINRVELKNIIPPKEIQNAMEKQMKAERERREAILIAEGEKKAAVLRAEGEKESAILKAEAVKQTAIKQAEGEAEAILAVQTAIAEGIRKINEANPSDAYVAIKALESFEKAADGKATKIIIPSDMQGLAGLATSVKELMSDFKNEK, translated from the coding sequence ATGGAAATTTTATTGGTTATTCTTGCAATTGTTGTGATTGTTTTTGTGGCAAACATTAAGATTGTGCCACAGGCATATGCGTACATTATTGAACGGTTCGGGGCGTACAGCACTACCTGGAATGTGGGTCTGCACATTAAGGTTCCGTTCATTGACCGCGTGGCGAAAAAGGTGAATTTAAAAGAACGGGTTGTGGATTTTCCGCCGCAGCCGGTTATTACCAAGGATAATGTAACCATGCAGATTGATACGGTTGTGTATTTTCAGATTACCGACCCGAAGCTGTTTACTTACGGTGTGGAGCGTCCCATGATGGCAATTGAAAACTTAACTGCCACCACCCTTAGAAACATCATTGGTGACTTAGAGCTGGATGAAACTTTAACCTCGCGCGATACCGTAAATGTAAAGATGCGCTCTATCTTAGATGATGCAACGGATCCCTGGGGCATTAAAATCAACCGTGTAGAACTGAAAAACATTATTCCGCCTAAAGAAATTCAGAACGCCATGGAAAAGCAGATGAAAGCAGAGCGTGAGCGCCGTGAAGCTATTCTGATTGCAGAGGGTGAGAAAAAGGCGGCAGTACTGCGTGCAGAGGGCGAAAAGGAATCTGCGATTTTAAAGGCGGAAGCGGTTAAGCAGACTGCCATTAAGCAGGCTGAGGGTGAAGCGGAAGCGATTTTGGCAGTACAGACGGCTATTGCGGAAGGTATCCGTAAGATTAATGAAGCCAATCCGTCGGATGCGTATGTGGCAATCAAGGCGTTAGAAAGCTTTGAAAAGGCTGCAGACGGCAAGGCGACCAAAATCATCATTCCGTCCGACATGCAGGGCTTGGCAGGGCTTGCAACTTCGGTAAAGGAATTGATGAGTGACTTTAAGAACGAGAAATAA
- a CDS encoding NfeD family protein: MVNSIFWIVAIVLFVLLEATTATLVCIWFAGGSLVALIANLLGASTMVQILIFLVVSVVCALLLRKAALKYVTPEKTKTNLDRIIGETVFVKEILENGDGKASVNDVDWKVKPEKGEALSVGDRVTVTAVEGVKLVVKK, encoded by the coding sequence ATGGTAAACAGTATTTTCTGGATTGTGGCGATTGTGCTGTTTGTGCTTCTGGAAGCGACAACTGCGACACTTGTGTGTATCTGGTTCGCGGGCGGAAGTCTGGTGGCATTGATTGCAAACCTGCTTGGCGCAAGCACGATGGTACAGATTCTGATTTTTCTGGTGGTGTCGGTGGTTTGTGCGTTGTTGCTCCGGAAAGCGGCGCTCAAATATGTAACACCCGAAAAAACCAAAACAAATTTGGACCGCATCATCGGCGAGACGGTCTTCGTTAAAGAAATTCTGGAAAACGGTGACGGGAAGGCGTCGGTCAATGATGTGGACTGGAAGGTAAAGCCTGAAAAGGGAGAGGCGCTTTCTGTGGGAGACAGAGTGACCGTTACTGCCGTGGAAGGTGTTAAGTTGGTTGTTAAAAAGTAA